In a single window of the Nymphalis io chromosome 20, ilAglIoxx1.1, whole genome shotgun sequence genome:
- the LOC126776508 gene encoding DNA-directed RNA polymerase III subunit RPC4 isoform X2, whose product MSNSGDKSNANITAADPLQRLASFKAPRDLSLGGLKPNKKVFTPNLNVTRNKNKGPSAANSREYKKDDRNKKERKMRTRNGSNIIKSSGVFSEGLGSVERQFTRVSYNRDSDSGPPLQKPTIKVKDYVKIDNEQEEKKIKAAFGDDVSYENESEDFKTVLDVEAPVKLPMDDGVPVMEETPKPDVKEVFEDTNVANLLRSDKPALILLQLSDSLPGRGGADEEPRRQHGAPTTSAPDDTPVDNRCRLTDLEEGKIGKLRVHRSGRVSLLLGDSLFEVCSGTKASFYQEVVSTAVDDASRSANLVSLGALQHKLNVTPHWQTMFDNMSM is encoded by the exons ATGTCTAATTCAGGGGACAAATCAAATGCGAACATAACAGCAGCTGATCCGCTCCAAAGATTGGCTTCATTCAAAGCTCCGAGAGATCTTTCACTGGGTGGATTAAAacccaataaaaaagtttttacaccTAATTTAAATGTCaccagaaataaaaacaaagg cCCATCAGCAGCAAACAGTAGAGAATACAAGAAGGatgatagaaataaaaaagaacgtAAAATGAGAACCAGAAAtggttcaaatataattaagtcaAGTGGAGTTTTTTCAGAGG gTCTCGGCAGCGTGGAAAGGCAATTTACCAGGGTTTCATACAATAGAGATAGCGATTCAGGTCCCCCGCTTCAGAAGCCAACAATTAAAGTTAAAGATTATGTAAAG attgataatgagcAAGAAGAGAAGAAAATTAAAGCAGCATTTGGTGATGATGTATCGTACGAAAATGAAAGTGAAGATTTCAAAACGGTACTCGATGTTGAAGCACCGGTCAAGCTCCCAATGGACGATGGTG TTCCAGTTATGGAGGAGACACCAAAGCCGGACGTCAAGGAAGTCTTCGAAGACACAAATGTTGCCAACCTACTGCGGAGCGACAAGCCAGCTCTTATCTTGCTGCAG CTGTCCGACAGCCTGCCGGGGCGCGGCGGCGCCGACGAGGAGCCGCGGCGCCAGCACGGCGCGCCGACCACCTCCGCGCCCGACGACACACCT GTCGATAATAGATGTAGACTGACCGACTTGGAAGAAGGAAAAATAGGAAAACTGCGCGTGCATCGCTCCGGACGCGTCTCGCTGCTCCTCGGAGACTCCTTGTTCGAG GTCTGTTCGGGTACAAAGGCATCGTTCTACCAGGAGGTGGTGTCGACGGCGGTAGACGACGCGTCTCGTTCAGCCAACCTCGTGTCGCTCGGGGCCTTGCAGCACAAGCTGAACGTCACACCGCACTGGCAGACCATGTTTGACAATATGTCAATGTGA
- the LOC126776523 gene encoding probable 28S ribosomal protein S26, mitochondrial: MIPKNVFLKRLCPLIMQIAEAHRKPRWLPVAKSKIYRIPKRPEISEEERLELLRINNNYKTQMRAIRRFYHEEMINEKSSLQSASSEMSQRVEADEWARCVQINEKWNAQVAAEREQRRIVELAAMEDYALKRMEAKDRELKEKIARASAEIKREKELSSTFITPDNLEAAIDHALANPVDYNYAIDLKGIIVSGRDTPIVKPEKKEQTA; the protein is encoded by the exons atgataCCCAAAAACGTATTTCTTAAACGTTTATGTCCGTTAATTATGCAAATTGCGGAAGCTCATCGGAAACCGAGATGGTTGCCTGTAGCGAAAAGCAAAATATATCGCATTCCAAAACGGCCTGAAATATCAGAAGAGGAGCGATTAGAGTTACTACGAATTAACAACAATTATAAGACACAAATGCGTGCAATACGACGATTTTATCATGAAGAAATGATAAATGAGAAGTCATCTTTACAGAGCGCCAGCTCGGAGATGTCTCAGCGAGTGGAGGCGGATGAATGGGCGAGATGCGtacaaattaatgaaaaatggaACGCACAAGTAGCTGCAGAAAGAGAACAAAGGCGAATTGTAGAGTTGGCAGCAATGGAGGATTACGCACTCAAAAGAATGGAAGCAAAGGATAGGGAACTTAAGGAGAAAATAGCAAGGGCGTCTGCAGAAATAAAACGTGAAAAG GAGTTAAGTTCAACATTTATAACACCGGATAATCTCGAAGCGGCCATAGATCACGCTCTAGCTAACCCAGTGGACTACAATTATGCTATTGATTTAAAAGGTATCATAGTGTCTGGAAGAGACACCCCGATAGTAAAACCAGAAAAGAAGGAGCAGACTGCCTAG
- the LOC126776508 gene encoding DNA-directed RNA polymerase III subunit RPC4 isoform X1 encodes MSNSGDKSNANITAADPLQRLASFKAPRDLSLGGLKPNKKVFTPNLNVTRNKNKGPSAANSREYKKDDRNKKERKMRTRNGSNIIKSSGVFSEGLGSVERQFTRVSYNRDSDSGPPLQKPTIKVKDYVKIDNEQEEKKIKAAFGDDVSYENESEDFKTVLDVEAPVKLPMDDGGWSKSQTKAAVKIKQEVVVKQEPTDDVDDALPVMEETPKPDVKEVFEDTNVANLLRSDKPALILLQLSDSLPGRGGADEEPRRQHGAPTTSAPDDTPVDNRCRLTDLEEGKIGKLRVHRSGRVSLLLGDSLFEVCSGTKASFYQEVVSTAVDDASRSANLVSLGALQHKLNVTPHWQTMFDNMSM; translated from the exons ATGTCTAATTCAGGGGACAAATCAAATGCGAACATAACAGCAGCTGATCCGCTCCAAAGATTGGCTTCATTCAAAGCTCCGAGAGATCTTTCACTGGGTGGATTAAAacccaataaaaaagtttttacaccTAATTTAAATGTCaccagaaataaaaacaaagg cCCATCAGCAGCAAACAGTAGAGAATACAAGAAGGatgatagaaataaaaaagaacgtAAAATGAGAACCAGAAAtggttcaaatataattaagtcaAGTGGAGTTTTTTCAGAGG gTCTCGGCAGCGTGGAAAGGCAATTTACCAGGGTTTCATACAATAGAGATAGCGATTCAGGTCCCCCGCTTCAGAAGCCAACAATTAAAGTTAAAGATTATGTAAAG attgataatgagcAAGAAGAGAAGAAAATTAAAGCAGCATTTGGTGATGATGTATCGTACGAAAATGAAAGTGAAGATTTCAAAACGGTACTCGATGTTGAAGCACCGGTCAAGCTCCCAATGGACGATGGTG GCTGGTCAAAAAGCCAGACGAAAGCCGCCGTGAAGATAAAACAGGAGGTGGTTGTGAAACAGGAGCCCACTGACGATGTGGACGATGCTC TTCCAGTTATGGAGGAGACACCAAAGCCGGACGTCAAGGAAGTCTTCGAAGACACAAATGTTGCCAACCTACTGCGGAGCGACAAGCCAGCTCTTATCTTGCTGCAG CTGTCCGACAGCCTGCCGGGGCGCGGCGGCGCCGACGAGGAGCCGCGGCGCCAGCACGGCGCGCCGACCACCTCCGCGCCCGACGACACACCT GTCGATAATAGATGTAGACTGACCGACTTGGAAGAAGGAAAAATAGGAAAACTGCGCGTGCATCGCTCCGGACGCGTCTCGCTGCTCCTCGGAGACTCCTTGTTCGAG GTCTGTTCGGGTACAAAGGCATCGTTCTACCAGGAGGTGGTGTCGACGGCGGTAGACGACGCGTCTCGTTCAGCCAACCTCGTGTCGCTCGGGGCCTTGCAGCACAAGCTGAACGTCACACCGCACTGGCAGACCATGTTTGACAATATGTCAATGTGA
- the LOC126776528 gene encoding uncharacterized protein LOC126776528: protein MAESLFDIFGDHLSRQAVKNVSRQPLSNIENMGKMVSSGPIKPNEPLRKGENKKSFLSNTGKALQSTPLRKVFTPRTINVGSLIYNDADTNINDKGFSFAELEFTKPSYKYDNYHRDLLDFLPVPEPEIMKQVSPPNTPPPSIKNHSLEFDYSYQDEFFTDDFSTESIPDDDLGLPDIY from the exons ATGGCTGAATCTCTTTTTGATATTTTCGGAGATCATCTATCAAGACAAGCCGTGAAAAATGTTTCACGGCAGCCGTTATCTAACATTG aaaatatggGGAAAATGGTGTCGTCTGGACCAATTAAGCCAAATGAGCCATTGAGAAAAGGCGAAAACAAGAAATCGTTTCTTTCAAATACCGGTAAAGCGTTGCAGAGCACACCTTTGCGGAAGGTTTTTACTCCACGAACAATAAATGTTGGTTCACTTATATACAACGACGCAGACACAAACATTAATGACAAAGGCTTCAGTTTTGCTGAGCTGGAATTTACTAAGCCTTCATACAAATATG ATAATTATCACAGGGATCTTTTGGACTTTCTCCCTGTACCCGAGCCAGAAATAATGAAGCAAGTTTCTCCCCCAAACACACCTCCTCCGTCAATCAAAAACCACAGCTTGGAATTTGATTATTCTTACCAGGATGAATTTTTTacag ATGATTTCTCAACTGAAAGCATTCCAGACGACGATCTTGGTCTtcctgatatttattaa